One Pelotomaculum isophthalicicum JI genomic region harbors:
- a CDS encoding LytR/AlgR family response regulator transcription factor, producing the protein MNTGKDKIKVAIAEDEAYTRQLMQSYLDSFSQVEVVASVKSGKELIDVINQVDPTAVFLDIEMPEINGLSTAALLKEKKKDIRWRHFLPTNDSGGGFIVKILAFISGISRVPNRTNQVSLSRKGLC; encoded by the coding sequence AATTAAAGTAGCCATTGCTGAAGATGAAGCTTACACCCGGCAACTAATGCAATCCTACCTTGACTCTTTTTCACAGGTTGAAGTGGTGGCTTCTGTTAAGAGCGGGAAAGAATTGATTGATGTTATAAATCAAGTAGACCCGACGGCAGTTTTTCTTGATATAGAAATGCCTGAAATTAATGGACTGTCAACAGCAGCATTATTAAAGGAGAAAAAAAAAGATATACGATGGAGGCATTTTTTGCCTACTAACGATTCTGGTGGTGGTTTTATTGTTAAAATCCTCGCGTTCATATCAGGAATTTCAAGAGTTCCTAACCGAACAAATCAAGTTTCATTATCTAGAAAAGGTCTATGTTAG